A genomic window from Sphingomonas oryzagri includes:
- a CDS encoding FecR family protein: protein MTGADPTRQEEALDWARRIHDPTFADWDAHIAWLEADPRNTDAFDTALIVIEDACAGLGPARMPKHELPAVRDAINDNSPVAGQRRASRWGLGIGGAIAAGFAAVLAVPALMHGGAQPYRIETTPGTPRDIALADGTTIALNGGSILELDHADPRIATLVSGEAFFHVVHDAAHPFAVRAGDGVFQDVGTSFDMVRDAGGVRVAVREGAVMYDPKGAAVRLEGGQQIALDTAGATIRQIDPAAVGSWRQGRLSYRDATLGEIAADLSRSIGSPVMADATIKDRRFSGVLMIDGDRDRMFRRIASVIDVRIRHVGNGWQMTPLDK, encoded by the coding sequence ATGACCGGCGCTGACCCAACGCGCCAGGAAGAGGCGCTCGATTGGGCGCGTCGGATCCACGATCCGACGTTCGCCGATTGGGACGCGCATATCGCCTGGCTGGAAGCGGATCCCCGCAATACGGACGCATTCGACACCGCCCTGATCGTGATCGAGGATGCCTGCGCGGGCCTCGGCCCGGCCCGGATGCCGAAGCATGAACTGCCGGCCGTCAGGGACGCGATCAACGACAACAGCCCTGTTGCGGGCCAGCGACGCGCCTCGCGTTGGGGATTGGGGATCGGCGGCGCGATCGCAGCGGGTTTCGCAGCCGTGCTGGCGGTGCCCGCGCTGATGCACGGCGGCGCGCAGCCCTATCGCATCGAAACGACACCGGGCACCCCGCGCGACATCGCGCTGGCGGACGGCACGACGATCGCCCTGAACGGCGGCAGCATCCTCGAACTCGATCATGCCGATCCGCGGATCGCGACGCTGGTCAGCGGCGAGGCTTTCTTCCACGTCGTCCACGACGCAGCCCACCCGTTTGCGGTGCGGGCCGGCGACGGTGTCTTCCAGGATGTCGGAACGAGCTTCGATATGGTACGCGATGCGGGCGGCGTGCGTGTCGCCGTGCGCGAGGGGGCGGTGATGTACGATCCGAAGGGAGCCGCCGTGCGCCTCGAAGGGGGACAGCAGATCGCGCTCGATACGGCTGGTGCCACGATCAGACAGATCGATCCCGCTGCCGTCGGCAGCTGGCGGCAGGGACGGCTTTCCTATCGCGATGCGACCCTCGGAGAGATCGCGGCGGACCTGTCGCGATCGATCGGGAGTCCGGTGATGGCGGACGCGACGATCAAGGACCGGCGGTTCAGCGGCGTACTCATGATCGATGGCGATCGGGACAGGATGTTCCGCCGCATCGCGTCGGTCATCGACGTTCGCATTCGCCATGTGGGCAACGGCTGGCAGATGACTCCGCTCGACAAGTGA
- a CDS encoding RNA polymerase sigma factor, protein MAGTLDEAFMAHRPALLRYFRARGAGDEADDLLQDLWMKLSAAGSIEADDSLAYLYRMAHNLMLDRRRGAVRRRLREENYQEVIDDTDETPGAEHVLLAREALQRIEAVLAGLGPKTEHIFRRHRVEGIAQRDIAAEFGVTLSAIEKHLQKAYRAVAAAQADLMKNEADVRVREVKDDRR, encoded by the coding sequence ATGGCAGGGACGCTCGACGAAGCGTTCATGGCGCATCGGCCCGCGTTACTGCGCTATTTCCGCGCACGCGGTGCGGGCGACGAAGCGGACGATCTGCTTCAGGATCTCTGGATGAAGCTGTCTGCCGCAGGATCCATCGAAGCGGACGACTCGCTCGCCTATCTCTATCGCATGGCGCACAATCTGATGCTCGACCGGCGGCGGGGGGCGGTACGCCGCCGTCTGCGGGAAGAGAATTATCAGGAGGTGATCGACGACACCGACGAGACGCCGGGCGCCGAACATGTCCTCCTCGCGCGCGAGGCCTTGCAGCGGATCGAAGCCGTGCTGGCCGGGCTGGGGCCCAAGACGGAGCATATTTTCCGTCGGCATCGCGTCGAAGGAATAGCCCAGCGTGATATCGCGGCGGAGTTCGGGGTGACGCTGAGCGCCATCGAGAAGCACCTGCAGAAAGCCTATCGAGCGGTTGCCGCCGCTCAGGCCGACCTCATGAAAAACGAGGCGGACGTCAGGGTTCGGGAGGTTAAAGATGACCGGCGCTGA